A portion of the Juglans microcarpa x Juglans regia isolate MS1-56 chromosome 1D, Jm3101_v1.0, whole genome shotgun sequence genome contains these proteins:
- the LOC121267178 gene encoding receptor-like protein 56 isoform X2: protein MERFYEEHRWLLNVSLLEPFKELRSLDLSFNAIDGCIPDEGFEKLSTLRNLEILNLGYNLFDDNSILQSLGAITSLKTLNLTENKLEGYFPAQELVTLRDLNTLDISRNSYNGTLPNQGFERLAVLKNLETLILDRNRFGYSIIPSLSNLTSLMTLSLSWNPFWLDEGVNVEGNSFKRLAVLRNLKTLNLDGNYFNDSIIPSLSGLTSLTTLSLKGNKIQGGGVEGWKMLSRLENLEILDLSGNTLNDTSFLQSIAAVKSLKTLNLGSNELTGSFPTKELANLRNLEVLILGGNHFGGRLAIQEFCALKKLEVLDLSDNYFDGILPPCINNMTSLVVLDISNNQFNGNASSSYVEASGRSLEYIDFSYNQFVGIFSFNLFANYSKLEVLRFNGQNNKVEIETEGSMGWSPLFQLKIIELPYCSLNKLTDSIPKFLLAHHELDTVNLSHNKLKGNFPNWLVENNTRLRVLDLRNNSFVGQLYLPTLIHTHMTWMDVSANHLDGKLSENIGKIFPNLVYLNLSNNKLEGNLPSSVGGMLYLEVLDFSSNNFSGGVPRVLNTGCLSLNVLNLARNSFHGEIFVGTNQKILQMNDNQFTSITLVPNSTLDLLYLDISNNEISGTIPRWLGNASYLRTPVMANNDFYGWIPCELSMTGTLDLSHNLFTGSLPFCLNLPHLQHLYLQGNKFTGSIPKALFNFSSLLTLDIGDNNFTGSISAEIKQLQRLKVLLLSGNHFTGIIPNQLCLLRMISIMDLSKNAFSGTIPQCLYKIYFGEIAATSFDYSREESRSMGMDYLPYTHKGFSDKLANSFEDHEYIDAEVEIEFVTKYRHSFYKGPPLSYMSGLDFSCNNLTGGIPPALGQISSLRALNLSYNQLTGQIPTTFSKLAQLESLDLSHNNLRGEIPSALIDLTFLEVFNVANNNLSGKVPDMKAQFGTFEKSSYEGNIFLCRPPLDKSCAKENESDPTPTQSSNESDKKWYEVDPMVFHISFSVFYIIFFFSVMSLLYINPYWLQRCSNLVEDLIYSCYYFAFDTSKRLSNCLCN from the exons atggAGAGATTTTATGAGGAACATCGATGGTTGTTAAATGTGTCTCTATTAGAGCCTTTCAAGGAGTTAAGAAGTCTTGATCTATCCTTTAATGCAATCGATGGTTGCATACCAGATGAAG GATTTGAAAAGCTTTCAACCCTAAGGAATCTGGAAATTTTAAACCTTGGTTACAACTTGTTTGATGACAATAGCATTCTACAATCTCTGGGTGCTATCACTTCGCTCAAGACTTTAAATCTTACTGAGAATAAGTTGGAGGGATACTTTCCAGCACAAG AATTAGTTACGTTGAGAGATTTGAACACGCTGGATATAAGCCGGAATAGCTACAATGGTACCCTCCCAAATCAAG GTTTCGAAAGGTTAGCGGTACTGAAAAACTTGGAGACATTGATCCTCGATAGGAATAGGTTTGGCTACAGCATCATACCATCTCTAAGTAACCTTACATCCCTTATGACATTAAGTCTTTCATGGAATCCGTTTTGGTTAGATGAAGGAGTAAATGTTGAAGGTAATA GTTTCAAACGGCTCGCCGTATTGAGAAATCTGAAGACATTGAATCTTGATGGGAATTACTTTAATGACAGCATCATACCATCTCTAAGTGGGCTTACATCTCTTACGACATTGAGTCTTAAGGGGAATAAAATACAAGGAGGAGGAGTTGAAG GTTGGAAAATGTTGTCAAGATTGGAGAATCTGGAGATATTAGATCTTTCTGGCAATACCCTCAACGACACTAGTTTTCTTCAATCAATTGCTGCAGTCAAATCTCTTAAGACTCTGAATCTTGGTTCAAATGAG TTGACGGGATCCTTTCCAACCAAAG AGCTAGCAAATTTAAGAAACTTGGAGGTTCTTATCTTGGGAGGTAATCATTTTGGTGGACGACTAGCAATCCAAG AATTTTGTGCATTGAAGAAGCTTGAAGTGTTAGATCTATCTGACAATTACTTTGACGGGATCCTACCTCCATGCATAAACAATATGACATCTCTTGTGGTGTTAGATATTTCTAATAACCAATTTAATGGAAATGCTTCATCATCATATGTAGAAGCCAGCGGAAGAAGTCTCGAGTACATTGATTTTAGTTATAACCAGTTTGTAGGCATATTTTCATTCAACTTATTTGCCAATTACTCTAAGCTTGAGGTTCTTAGATTCAACGGCCAAAACAATAAAGTTGAAATAGAAACTGAAGGTTCTATGGGTTGGTCCCCTTTGTTTCAGCTGAAGATCATCGAATTGCCTTATTGTAGTCTGAACAAGCTCACCGACAGTATTCCAAAGTTTCTTCTTGCCCATCATGAACTGGATACAGTTAATCTTTCTCACAATAAGTTGAAAGGAAACTTCCCGAATTGGTTGGTTGAAAACAATACAAGATTACGCGTGCTAGATCTTCGGAATAACTCTTTTGTGGGTCAGTTATATTTACCAACATTGATCCACACGCATATGACCTGGATGGATGTCTCGGCCAATCACTTGGACGGAaaactttcagaaaatattggcaagatttttccaaatttaGTATATCTAAATCTTTCCAATAATAAGCTTGAAGGTAATCTTCCTTCCTCAGTTGGTGGCATGCTTTATTTGGAGGTATTAGATTTTTCTTCCAATAATTTCTCAGGCGGGGTCCCAAGAGTATTAAATACAGGTTGCTTATCATTGAACGTTTTGAACCTTGCTCGTAACAGCTTCCACGGTGAAATTTTTGTTGGGACAAACCAGAAAATTCTGCAAATGAATGATAATCAATTCACAAGTATCACATTGGTACCAAATTCAACTCTTGACCTATTATATTTAGATATCAGCAACAACGAAATTTCAGGTACAATCCCCCGATGGCTTGGGAACGCGTCATACTTGAGGACTCCTGTTATGGCTAACAATGATTTTTATGGTTGGATCCCATGTGAACTAAGTATGACAGGTACTTTAGACCTTTCTCATAACTTATTTACGGGATCGTTACCTTTTTGTTTGAATCTGCCACATCTTCAACACCTATATTTGCAAGGGAACAAATTCACAGGATCAATACCGAAGGctcttttcaatttctcatctCTTTTGACATTGGATATTGGAGATAACAACTTTACAGGCAGCATCTCTGCTGAAATCAAACAACTTCAACGCTTAAAAGTACTTTTGTTGAGTGGTAATCATTTCACTGGTATAATTCCGAATCAATTGTGTTTGTTAAGAATGATAAGCATAATGGATCTTTCCAAGAATGCTTTTTCTGGGACTATACCACAATGCCTCTACAAGATATATTTTGGGGAGATAGCAGCAACTAGTTTTGACTATTCTCGTGAAGAATCTAGGTCAATGGGTATGGATTATCTACCTTACACACATAAAGGTTTCTCAGACAAACTTGCTAACTCTTTCGAAGACCATGAATATATTGATGCAGAAGTAGAAATTGAGTTTGTAACCAAATATAGGCATAGTTTTTATAAGGGTCCTCCCCTTAGTTACATGTCTGGATTGGATTTCTCATGCAACAACCTAACAGGTGGCATCCCACCTGCGTTAGGACAAATATCTTCATTGCGTGCACTAAACTTATCTTATAATCAGCTGACAGGTCAAATTCCAACAACATTCTCGAAATTGGCTCAGTTGGAAAGTTTAGACCTCTCTCATAATAATTTGAGAGGAGAAATTCCTTCAGCATTGATTGATCTAACCTTTCTTGAGGTATTCAATGTGGCCAACAACAACCTCTCAGGTAAAGTTCCAGATATGAAAGCACAATTTGGAACATTTGAGAAAAGCAGCTATGAAGGAAACATATTTCTTTGCAGACCACCACTAGATAAAAGTTGTGCCAAAGAAAATGAGTCAGATCCAACACCAACCCAATCTTCAAATGAAAGTGacaaaaaatggtatgaagtaGATCCTATGGTATTCCATATAAGCTTCTCGGTATTttacatcattttcttctttagtgTTATGAGTCTTCTTTATATTAACCCTTATTGGCTACAAAGATGCTCCAACTTAGTAGAAGATCTTATATACTCCTgttattattttgcttttgaTACCTCAAAAAGGTTGTCAAATTGTCTATGTAATTAA
- the LOC121267178 gene encoding receptor like protein 21-like isoform X1 gives MNMGVLQYYFSMKALLWVLVVFVQTREYMGCLEEERAGLLHLKSFLIISIPSFRAYNSDYDRLPSWVDHEKSDCCNWTCNSTTGHLIELSLENLMQDPRYNYYEEHRWLLNVSLLEPFKELRSLDLSFNAIDGCIPDEGFEKLSTLRNLEILNLGYNLFDDNSILQSLGAITSLKTLNLTENKLEGYFPAQELVTLRDLNTLDISRNSYNGTLPNQGFERLAVLKNLETLILDRNRFGYSIIPSLSNLTSLMTLSLSWNPFWLDEGVNVEGNSFKRLAVLRNLKTLNLDGNYFNDSIIPSLSGLTSLTTLSLKGNKIQGGGVEGWKMLSRLENLEILDLSGNTLNDTSFLQSIAAVKSLKTLNLGSNELGRSFTTKGWKMLSRLENLEILDLGENSLKDTSFLQSIAAVKSLKTLNLHGNQLTGSFPTKELANLRNLEVLILGGNHFGGRLAIQEFCALKKLEVLDLSDNYFDGILPPCINNMTSLVVLDISNNQFNGNASSSYVEASGRSLEYIDFSYNQFVGIFSFNLFANYSKLEVLRFNGQNNKVEIETEGSMGWSPLFQLKIIELPYCSLNKLTDSIPKFLLAHHELDTVNLSHNKLKGNFPNWLVENNTRLRVLDLRNNSFVGQLYLPTLIHTHMTWMDVSANHLDGKLSENIGKIFPNLVYLNLSNNKLEGNLPSSVGGMLYLEVLDFSSNNFSGGVPRVLNTGCLSLNVLNLARNSFHGEIFVGTNQKILQMNDNQFTSITLVPNSTLDLLYLDISNNEISGTIPRWLGNASYLRTPVMANNDFYGWIPCELSMTGTLDLSHNLFTGSLPFCLNLPHLQHLYLQGNKFTGSIPKALFNFSSLLTLDIGDNNFTGSISAEIKQLQRLKVLLLSGNHFTGIIPNQLCLLRMISIMDLSKNAFSGTIPQCLYKIYFGEIAATSFDYSREESRSMGMDYLPYTHKGFSDKLANSFEDHEYIDAEVEIEFVTKYRHSFYKGPPLSYMSGLDFSCNNLTGGIPPALGQISSLRALNLSYNQLTGQIPTTFSKLAQLESLDLSHNNLRGEIPSALIDLTFLEVFNVANNNLSGKVPDMKAQFGTFEKSSYEGNIFLCRPPLDKSCAKENESDPTPTQSSNESDKKWYEVDPMVFHISFSVFYIIFFFSVMSLLYINPYWLQRCSNLVEDLIYSCYYFAFDTSKRLSNCLCN, from the exons atgaaTATGGGTGTCttacaatattatttctcaatgaAGGCTTTGCTTTGGGTTTTAGTGGTTTTTGTTCAAACTCGTGAGTACATGGGTtgcttggaggaagagagagctgGTCTGCTTCACTTGAAGTCATTTCTTATCATATCCATTCCGTCTTTCAGAGCTTATAATTCAGACTATGATCGTCTTCCTTCATGGGTCGACCATGAGAAGAGTGATTGTTGTAATTGGACGTGCAACTCCACCACAGGTCATCTAATAGAACTGTCCCTCGAGAATTTAATGCAGGATCCTCGTTATAacta TTATGAGGAACATCGATGGTTGTTAAATGTGTCTCTATTAGAGCCTTTCAAGGAGTTAAGAAGTCTTGATCTATCCTTTAATGCAATCGATGGTTGCATACCAGATGAAG GATTTGAAAAGCTTTCAACCCTAAGGAATCTGGAAATTTTAAACCTTGGTTACAACTTGTTTGATGACAATAGCATTCTACAATCTCTGGGTGCTATCACTTCGCTCAAGACTTTAAATCTTACTGAGAATAAGTTGGAGGGATACTTTCCAGCACAAG AATTAGTTACGTTGAGAGATTTGAACACGCTGGATATAAGCCGGAATAGCTACAATGGTACCCTCCCAAATCAAG GTTTCGAAAGGTTAGCGGTACTGAAAAACTTGGAGACATTGATCCTCGATAGGAATAGGTTTGGCTACAGCATCATACCATCTCTAAGTAACCTTACATCCCTTATGACATTAAGTCTTTCATGGAATCCGTTTTGGTTAGATGAAGGAGTAAATGTTGAAGGTAATA GTTTCAAACGGCTCGCCGTATTGAGAAATCTGAAGACATTGAATCTTGATGGGAATTACTTTAATGACAGCATCATACCATCTCTAAGTGGGCTTACATCTCTTACGACATTGAGTCTTAAGGGGAATAAAATACAAGGAGGAGGAGTTGAAG GTTGGAAAATGTTGTCAAGATTGGAGAATCTGGAGATATTAGATCTTTCTGGCAATACCCTCAACGACACTAGTTTTCTTCAATCAATTGCTGCAGTCAAATCTCTTAAGACTCTGAATCTTGGTTCAAATGAGTTGGGCCGATCC TTTACAAccaaag GTTGGAAAATGTTGTCAAGATTGGAGAATCTGGAGATATTAGATCTTGGTGAAAATTCCCTCAAGGACACTAGTTTTCTTCAATCAATTGCTGCAGTCAAATCTCTTAAGACTCTCAATCTTCATGGAAATCAGTTGACGGGATCCTTTCCAACCAAAG AGCTAGCAAATTTAAGAAACTTGGAGGTTCTTATCTTGGGAGGTAATCATTTTGGTGGACGACTAGCAATCCAAG AATTTTGTGCATTGAAGAAGCTTGAAGTGTTAGATCTATCTGACAATTACTTTGACGGGATCCTACCTCCATGCATAAACAATATGACATCTCTTGTGGTGTTAGATATTTCTAATAACCAATTTAATGGAAATGCTTCATCATCATATGTAGAAGCCAGCGGAAGAAGTCTCGAGTACATTGATTTTAGTTATAACCAGTTTGTAGGCATATTTTCATTCAACTTATTTGCCAATTACTCTAAGCTTGAGGTTCTTAGATTCAACGGCCAAAACAATAAAGTTGAAATAGAAACTGAAGGTTCTATGGGTTGGTCCCCTTTGTTTCAGCTGAAGATCATCGAATTGCCTTATTGTAGTCTGAACAAGCTCACCGACAGTATTCCAAAGTTTCTTCTTGCCCATCATGAACTGGATACAGTTAATCTTTCTCACAATAAGTTGAAAGGAAACTTCCCGAATTGGTTGGTTGAAAACAATACAAGATTACGCGTGCTAGATCTTCGGAATAACTCTTTTGTGGGTCAGTTATATTTACCAACATTGATCCACACGCATATGACCTGGATGGATGTCTCGGCCAATCACTTGGACGGAaaactttcagaaaatattggcaagatttttccaaatttaGTATATCTAAATCTTTCCAATAATAAGCTTGAAGGTAATCTTCCTTCCTCAGTTGGTGGCATGCTTTATTTGGAGGTATTAGATTTTTCTTCCAATAATTTCTCAGGCGGGGTCCCAAGAGTATTAAATACAGGTTGCTTATCATTGAACGTTTTGAACCTTGCTCGTAACAGCTTCCACGGTGAAATTTTTGTTGGGACAAACCAGAAAATTCTGCAAATGAATGATAATCAATTCACAAGTATCACATTGGTACCAAATTCAACTCTTGACCTATTATATTTAGATATCAGCAACAACGAAATTTCAGGTACAATCCCCCGATGGCTTGGGAACGCGTCATACTTGAGGACTCCTGTTATGGCTAACAATGATTTTTATGGTTGGATCCCATGTGAACTAAGTATGACAGGTACTTTAGACCTTTCTCATAACTTATTTACGGGATCGTTACCTTTTTGTTTGAATCTGCCACATCTTCAACACCTATATTTGCAAGGGAACAAATTCACAGGATCAATACCGAAGGctcttttcaatttctcatctCTTTTGACATTGGATATTGGAGATAACAACTTTACAGGCAGCATCTCTGCTGAAATCAAACAACTTCAACGCTTAAAAGTACTTTTGTTGAGTGGTAATCATTTCACTGGTATAATTCCGAATCAATTGTGTTTGTTAAGAATGATAAGCATAATGGATCTTTCCAAGAATGCTTTTTCTGGGACTATACCACAATGCCTCTACAAGATATATTTTGGGGAGATAGCAGCAACTAGTTTTGACTATTCTCGTGAAGAATCTAGGTCAATGGGTATGGATTATCTACCTTACACACATAAAGGTTTCTCAGACAAACTTGCTAACTCTTTCGAAGACCATGAATATATTGATGCAGAAGTAGAAATTGAGTTTGTAACCAAATATAGGCATAGTTTTTATAAGGGTCCTCCCCTTAGTTACATGTCTGGATTGGATTTCTCATGCAACAACCTAACAGGTGGCATCCCACCTGCGTTAGGACAAATATCTTCATTGCGTGCACTAAACTTATCTTATAATCAGCTGACAGGTCAAATTCCAACAACATTCTCGAAATTGGCTCAGTTGGAAAGTTTAGACCTCTCTCATAATAATTTGAGAGGAGAAATTCCTTCAGCATTGATTGATCTAACCTTTCTTGAGGTATTCAATGTGGCCAACAACAACCTCTCAGGTAAAGTTCCAGATATGAAAGCACAATTTGGAACATTTGAGAAAAGCAGCTATGAAGGAAACATATTTCTTTGCAGACCACCACTAGATAAAAGTTGTGCCAAAGAAAATGAGTCAGATCCAACACCAACCCAATCTTCAAATGAAAGTGacaaaaaatggtatgaagtaGATCCTATGGTATTCCATATAAGCTTCTCGGTATTttacatcattttcttctttagtgTTATGAGTCTTCTTTATATTAACCCTTATTGGCTACAAAGATGCTCCAACTTAGTAGAAGATCTTATATACTCCTgttattattttgcttttgaTACCTCAAAAAGGTTGTCAAATTGTCTATGTAATTAA
- the LOC121267178 gene encoding receptor like protein 21-like isoform X3, with the protein MERFYEEHRWLLNVSLLEPFKELRSLDLSFNAIDGCIPDEGFEKLSTLRNLEILNLGYNLFDDNSILQSLGAITSLKTLNLTENKLEGYFPAQELVTLRDLNTLDISRNSYNGTLPNQGFERLAVLKNLETLILDRNRFGYSIIPSLSNLTSLMTLSLSWNPFWLDEGVNVEGNSFKRLAVLRNLKTLNLDGNYFNDSIIPSLSGLTSLTTLSLKGNKIQGGGVEGWKMLSRLENLEILDLGENSLKDTSFLQSIAAVKSLKTLNLHGNQLTGSFPTKELANLRNLEVLILGGNHFGGRLAIQEFCALKKLEVLDLSDNYFDGILPPCINNMTSLVVLDISNNQFNGNASSSYVEASGRSLEYIDFSYNQFVGIFSFNLFANYSKLEVLRFNGQNNKVEIETEGSMGWSPLFQLKIIELPYCSLNKLTDSIPKFLLAHHELDTVNLSHNKLKGNFPNWLVENNTRLRVLDLRNNSFVGQLYLPTLIHTHMTWMDVSANHLDGKLSENIGKIFPNLVYLNLSNNKLEGNLPSSVGGMLYLEVLDFSSNNFSGGVPRVLNTGCLSLNVLNLARNSFHGEIFVGTNQKILQMNDNQFTSITLVPNSTLDLLYLDISNNEISGTIPRWLGNASYLRTPVMANNDFYGWIPCELSMTGTLDLSHNLFTGSLPFCLNLPHLQHLYLQGNKFTGSIPKALFNFSSLLTLDIGDNNFTGSISAEIKQLQRLKVLLLSGNHFTGIIPNQLCLLRMISIMDLSKNAFSGTIPQCLYKIYFGEIAATSFDYSREESRSMGMDYLPYTHKGFSDKLANSFEDHEYIDAEVEIEFVTKYRHSFYKGPPLSYMSGLDFSCNNLTGGIPPALGQISSLRALNLSYNQLTGQIPTTFSKLAQLESLDLSHNNLRGEIPSALIDLTFLEVFNVANNNLSGKVPDMKAQFGTFEKSSYEGNIFLCRPPLDKSCAKENESDPTPTQSSNESDKKWYEVDPMVFHISFSVFYIIFFFSVMSLLYINPYWLQRCSNLVEDLIYSCYYFAFDTSKRLSNCLCN; encoded by the exons atggAGAGATTTTATGAGGAACATCGATGGTTGTTAAATGTGTCTCTATTAGAGCCTTTCAAGGAGTTAAGAAGTCTTGATCTATCCTTTAATGCAATCGATGGTTGCATACCAGATGAAG GATTTGAAAAGCTTTCAACCCTAAGGAATCTGGAAATTTTAAACCTTGGTTACAACTTGTTTGATGACAATAGCATTCTACAATCTCTGGGTGCTATCACTTCGCTCAAGACTTTAAATCTTACTGAGAATAAGTTGGAGGGATACTTTCCAGCACAAG AATTAGTTACGTTGAGAGATTTGAACACGCTGGATATAAGCCGGAATAGCTACAATGGTACCCTCCCAAATCAAG GTTTCGAAAGGTTAGCGGTACTGAAAAACTTGGAGACATTGATCCTCGATAGGAATAGGTTTGGCTACAGCATCATACCATCTCTAAGTAACCTTACATCCCTTATGACATTAAGTCTTTCATGGAATCCGTTTTGGTTAGATGAAGGAGTAAATGTTGAAGGTAATA GTTTCAAACGGCTCGCCGTATTGAGAAATCTGAAGACATTGAATCTTGATGGGAATTACTTTAATGACAGCATCATACCATCTCTAAGTGGGCTTACATCTCTTACGACATTGAGTCTTAAGGGGAATAAAATACAAGGAGGAGGAGTTGAAG GTTGGAAAATGTTGTCAAGATTGGAGAATCTGGAGATATTAGATCTTGGTGAAAATTCCCTCAAGGACACTAGTTTTCTTCAATCAATTGCTGCAGTCAAATCTCTTAAGACTCTCAATCTTCATGGAAATCAGTTGACGGGATCCTTTCCAACCAAAG AGCTAGCAAATTTAAGAAACTTGGAGGTTCTTATCTTGGGAGGTAATCATTTTGGTGGACGACTAGCAATCCAAG AATTTTGTGCATTGAAGAAGCTTGAAGTGTTAGATCTATCTGACAATTACTTTGACGGGATCCTACCTCCATGCATAAACAATATGACATCTCTTGTGGTGTTAGATATTTCTAATAACCAATTTAATGGAAATGCTTCATCATCATATGTAGAAGCCAGCGGAAGAAGTCTCGAGTACATTGATTTTAGTTATAACCAGTTTGTAGGCATATTTTCATTCAACTTATTTGCCAATTACTCTAAGCTTGAGGTTCTTAGATTCAACGGCCAAAACAATAAAGTTGAAATAGAAACTGAAGGTTCTATGGGTTGGTCCCCTTTGTTTCAGCTGAAGATCATCGAATTGCCTTATTGTAGTCTGAACAAGCTCACCGACAGTATTCCAAAGTTTCTTCTTGCCCATCATGAACTGGATACAGTTAATCTTTCTCACAATAAGTTGAAAGGAAACTTCCCGAATTGGTTGGTTGAAAACAATACAAGATTACGCGTGCTAGATCTTCGGAATAACTCTTTTGTGGGTCAGTTATATTTACCAACATTGATCCACACGCATATGACCTGGATGGATGTCTCGGCCAATCACTTGGACGGAaaactttcagaaaatattggcaagatttttccaaatttaGTATATCTAAATCTTTCCAATAATAAGCTTGAAGGTAATCTTCCTTCCTCAGTTGGTGGCATGCTTTATTTGGAGGTATTAGATTTTTCTTCCAATAATTTCTCAGGCGGGGTCCCAAGAGTATTAAATACAGGTTGCTTATCATTGAACGTTTTGAACCTTGCTCGTAACAGCTTCCACGGTGAAATTTTTGTTGGGACAAACCAGAAAATTCTGCAAATGAATGATAATCAATTCACAAGTATCACATTGGTACCAAATTCAACTCTTGACCTATTATATTTAGATATCAGCAACAACGAAATTTCAGGTACAATCCCCCGATGGCTTGGGAACGCGTCATACTTGAGGACTCCTGTTATGGCTAACAATGATTTTTATGGTTGGATCCCATGTGAACTAAGTATGACAGGTACTTTAGACCTTTCTCATAACTTATTTACGGGATCGTTACCTTTTTGTTTGAATCTGCCACATCTTCAACACCTATATTTGCAAGGGAACAAATTCACAGGATCAATACCGAAGGctcttttcaatttctcatctCTTTTGACATTGGATATTGGAGATAACAACTTTACAGGCAGCATCTCTGCTGAAATCAAACAACTTCAACGCTTAAAAGTACTTTTGTTGAGTGGTAATCATTTCACTGGTATAATTCCGAATCAATTGTGTTTGTTAAGAATGATAAGCATAATGGATCTTTCCAAGAATGCTTTTTCTGGGACTATACCACAATGCCTCTACAAGATATATTTTGGGGAGATAGCAGCAACTAGTTTTGACTATTCTCGTGAAGAATCTAGGTCAATGGGTATGGATTATCTACCTTACACACATAAAGGTTTCTCAGACAAACTTGCTAACTCTTTCGAAGACCATGAATATATTGATGCAGAAGTAGAAATTGAGTTTGTAACCAAATATAGGCATAGTTTTTATAAGGGTCCTCCCCTTAGTTACATGTCTGGATTGGATTTCTCATGCAACAACCTAACAGGTGGCATCCCACCTGCGTTAGGACAAATATCTTCATTGCGTGCACTAAACTTATCTTATAATCAGCTGACAGGTCAAATTCCAACAACATTCTCGAAATTGGCTCAGTTGGAAAGTTTAGACCTCTCTCATAATAATTTGAGAGGAGAAATTCCTTCAGCATTGATTGATCTAACCTTTCTTGAGGTATTCAATGTGGCCAACAACAACCTCTCAGGTAAAGTTCCAGATATGAAAGCACAATTTGGAACATTTGAGAAAAGCAGCTATGAAGGAAACATATTTCTTTGCAGACCACCACTAGATAAAAGTTGTGCCAAAGAAAATGAGTCAGATCCAACACCAACCCAATCTTCAAATGAAAGTGacaaaaaatggtatgaagtaGATCCTATGGTATTCCATATAAGCTTCTCGGTATTttacatcattttcttctttagtgTTATGAGTCTTCTTTATATTAACCCTTATTGGCTACAAAGATGCTCCAACTTAGTAGAAGATCTTATATACTCCTgttattattttgcttttgaTACCTCAAAAAGGTTGTCAAATTGTCTATGTAATTAA